In Centropristis striata isolate RG_2023a ecotype Rhode Island chromosome 15, C.striata_1.0, whole genome shotgun sequence, a genomic segment contains:
- the LOC131987143 gene encoding von Willebrand factor A domain-containing protein 7-like: protein MSWGLAALCLLLLHAGALGFGILPGKSLSHLEITESAILNVTVEVCRALAKAEGTNFDPPPYTDGAVAVACGASKSSKSFRRAMTFIILRNVRVDLRHALNASFHFDEEMFLQGRKIIAVGLQAVKASNKQENFEAAREKVGEILHPLQDFYSHTNWVELGNKLPNPNLLRSDTSIGNIADESRATCRNCVGDDCRNNILDDVIEQQILTSGYFGIVPITSTKPKGKCSHGGAVDQTSTIEPTGGINKDTFDASHGHLHTTAANMAIAATSQLLEDVRRAAGDKQFLQMVGISKGSSKALCFVVDTTKSMSDDIAAVREVTASIIDSEVGTDNEPAVYILVPFNDPDVGPLIKTTDPKIFKSVIDILSPTGGGDDEELSLSGLQLALSSAPSNSEIFLFTDAPAKDKQLKNTVIALMERTQSVVNFMISGSTVVNRFRRSDQTQIRISESDAQVYRELAQVSGGFVIEVTKSELPAATSIVTESSSPSLVTLLYAARSPGKTETFSFIVDETITSLTVYMTGSSIAFTVTSPTGESQSSDSSGSLISSSRLVGNFRTLQLNKQAGLWEINMVSTHPYTVKVIGQSPIDFLFDFVVPSQGPFSGYDVLETRPHVGVNGSLLVSLSGSDTATVTEVDLIDSSDSEVTTGTVEPQGNGHFLVHFVRMPSVEFGVRVKGRDDGSTSSGSSIVFQRQSSISLRASNMTISADTNSILVPGTPFPVPFTVMTNGAGGNFTIRATNSRSFESTSPTSLILETGNSANGTVTLSAPRRTLSGTDVTLTIEAEAPGGGDTNYVVLRLTVINPITDFIQPACQLINLQSNCSENCSAAMWDLRVRVTDGAQGTGVDRVSLKRGTGKLTTSPAAGNENITMVSYISSCCSPDVELLVVDRVGNDDVCFFTSREGSQSAQSESTRVTQSTLLCLSIVVLGLHVLTQLSI from the exons AAGTCGTCCAAGAGTTTCCGGCGGGCGATGACCTTCATCATTCTGAGGAATGTACGCGTGGACCTTCGTCATGCCCTCAATGCAAGCTTCCACTTCGATGAAGAAATGTTTCTTCAGGGAAGGAAAATCATCGCTGTGGGATTACAGGCCGTCAAAGCGAGCAACAAGCAGGAAAACTTTGAGGCGGCGAGGGAGAAAGTTGGAGAGATACTACATCCTTTACag GACTTCTACAGTCACACAAACTGGGTGGAGCTGGGCAACAAACTCCCAAACCCCAATCTGCTCAGATCAGACACCAGCATCGGGAACATAGCAG ATGAAAGCAGGGCGACGTGCCGCAACTGCGTTGGAGACGACTGCAGGAACAACATCCTGGATGACGTCATCGAGCAGCAAATTCTGACCTCGGGATATTTTGGTATAGTGCCCATCACCTCAACCAAACCAAAAG GAAAATGCAGCCATGGAGGAGCAGTTGATCAAACCAGCACCATCGAGCCGACAGGAGGGATCAACAAGGACACTTTTGATGCCAGCCACGGACACCTGCACACCACGGCAGCTAACATGGCGATCGCTGCGACCAGTCAGCTGCTGGAGGACGTTCGACGGGCTGCTGGGGACAAACAGTTCCTCCA gATGGTAGGAATCTCCAAAGGATCCAGTAAAgctctttgttttgttgttgacacCACAAAAAGCATGAGCGACGACATCGCAGCAGTGAGGGAGGTCACGGCGTCTATAATCGACAGTGAGGTGGGGACAGACAACGAGCCAGCCGTTTACATCCTGGTACCTTTCAACGATCCAG ATGTCGGGCCGCTGATAAAGACAACAGATCCAAAAATCTTCAAGTCGGTCATTGATATACTATCACCAACAGGTGGAGGAGATGATGAGGAGCTGAGTCTTTCAGGCCTTCAG TTGGCTTTATCCAGCGCTCCTTCAAACTCTGAGATCTTCCTCTTCACCGATGCTCCTGCTAAAGACAAACAGCTGAAAAACACAGTGATCGCTCTCATGGAGCGCACACAGTCAGTG GTGAACTTCATGATTTCTGGCTCAACAGTGGTGAATCGTTTTAGACGAAGTGACCAGACACAAATCAGGATTTCAGAATCAGATGCCCAAGTGTACAGAGAACTGGCTCAGGTTTCAGGAGGTTTTGTGATTGAAGTCACAAAGAGTGAGCTCCCTGCAGCCACCAGCATCGTCACAGAGTCCTCCAGTCCCTCTCTG GTGACCCTTCTGTATGCAGCCAGGAGCCCAGGAAAGACGGAAACTTTTTCTTTCATAGTTGATGAAACAATAACAAGCCTGACAGTTTACATGACTGGGAGCTCCATCGCTTTCACTGTCACCAGCCCAACAG GTGAATCTCAAAGCAGCGACAGCTCGGGATCTCTGATCAGCTCCTCCAGATTAGTGGGAAACTTCAGGACGCTGCAGCTGAACAAACAGGCCGGACTGTGGGAGATAAACATGGTGTCCACTCACCCCTACACTGTGAAGGTCATAG GTCAGAGTCCTATTGACTTCCTGTTTGACTTTGTGGTGCCATCTCAGGGCCCGTTCTCAGGATATGATGTTCTGGAGACACGTCCCCACGTTG GTGTAAACGGCAGCTTACTGGTGTCTTTATCGGGTAGCGACACAGCGACTGTGACAGAAGTCGATCTGATTGATTCGTCTGATTCGGAGGTAACTACAGGAACCGTGGAGCCTCAGGGGAATGGACACTTCTTGGTTCATTTTGTCAGGATGCCGTCAGTGGAGTTTGGGGTGCGGGTGAAGGGGCGGGATGACGGCAGTACCTCCAGTGGTTCATCAATAGTCTTTCAAAGGCAGTCATCCATCAGCCTCAGAGCCTCTAATATGACCATTTCT GCTGATACAAACAGCATCTTGGTACCAGGAACACCGTTCCCTGTGCCCTTCACTGTGATGACCAACGGAGCAGGAGGAAACTTCACCATCCGAGCCACCAACAGCCGGAGTTTTGAGTCAACGTCTCCAACCAGTTTAATCCTGGAAACTGGAAACAGCGCTAATGGTACAGTGACCCTCTCAGCACCTCGGAGGACCCTGTCTGGCACCGACGTCACCCTCACCATCGAGGCAGAAGCTCCGGGAGGCGGAGACACAAACTATGTCGTGCTGCGTTTAACCGTCATTAACCCG ATAACAGATTTCATCCAGCCGGCGTGTCAGCTGATCAACCTGCAGTCCAACTGTTCTGAGAACTGCAGCGCAGCGATGTGGGACCTCCGTGTCCGGGTGACCGACGGAGCTCAGGGGACCGGTGTGGACCGCGTCAGCCTCAAACGGGGCACCGGGAAGCTGACCACCAGCCCGGCCGCCGGCAACGAGAACATCACGATGGTTTCTTACATCTCTTCCTGCTGCTCGCCTGACGTGGAGCTGCTGGTCGTGGATCGAGTCGGGAACGACGACGTCTGTTTCTTCACTTCTCGGGAGGGTTCGCAATCTGCACAatctgaatccacaagagtcacACAGTCGACTCTTCTCTGCCTCAGCATCGTGGTGTTAGGGCTCCACGTATTGACTCAACTCAGCATCTAA